The Streptomyces bacillaris sequence CTTCCCCTTCCGGCCGACTCTTCCTTCGGTACGGGTCCTTCTGTACGGGACGGGCCCGGCGGCCGACGCGCAGGTATGCGTCAGCCGCCGGGCCCGTCCGTGCCCCGGTCGGGTGGTGCCGCCCGCGCGGGGCAACCGGGCGCGCTGCCGCCGCGTTTGCCGGGGCATGACGCTTCTCGATCATGAACCCGACCGGTCCGCCGTCACCGCCCGGACCGTCCGCGCCTTACAGCCCCTGGTCCGCGCGGAGGCGCGGGCCGAGGCGCCCGCCGCCGGGCTCGACCCCGCCGACCTCGAACAGACGGTGTGGCTGCGGCTGCTGGAACGCCCCACCGGCGCAGTCCCGCCCGGCGACCCGGCCCGCTGGGTGCGCGACACCGTACGGGCGGAGGCCCGGCGCGGCCGCCGTACGGTCCGGCGGGAACGCCCGTACGCCGGAACGGAACCGGCCGCTCCGCTCGTAACCGGTCCGGAGCGGGCCGCTCTCGGGGCCGCCGAGGGCCGGGCGCTGCGCGCCGCGATGGCCCGGCTGCCCGGACGCTGCGCCCGGCTGCTGGAGGCGATGCTGTCGCCCGCCGACCCGACGTACCGGGAAATCGCAGGGGAGTTGGGTATCTCACAGGGGAGTTTGGGTCCCATCCGTTCCCGTTGCCTTGGATGTCTGCGCAGAATGCTCGCGGCGGAGGTTGCCGTCCCTGAACTGCGGGGAAGAGGGCGATAGGCAACCGGGCGGACAGGTGAGCGGGAGGCGTGCACACATGGGCATGAGCGTGATCATCTCGGCGGCGACGGCCGAGGACGTGGAGCAGATCTTCCGGCTCCAGTACCTCTGCTTCCAGCGCGAGGCCGAGCTGTACGACAACTACCGGATCGATCCGCTCGTCCAGAGCCTCGACGCGGTCCGCGGCGAAGTAGCCGACGACCTGGTGTTCGTGGCCCGCCTCGGGGACGAAGTCGTGGGTTCGGTACGCGGGTTCACCGACCCGGACGGTACGGGCCAGATCGGCAAGCTCTGCGTGCACCCCCGGCTCCAGGGCCACGGGCTCGGCACCCGGCTGCTGAACGCGGCGGAGTCGGCCCTCGCGGCCCAGCGCGCGGCCACCCGCTTCCGGCTGCACACCGGACACCGCAGCGAGAGCAACCTCCGGCTCTACCGGCGGGCGGGGTACGCGCAGGTCGGCAACGCCACGGGTACGGACGGGGTCCAGCTCATCCTGCTGGAGAAGGAAGTCGCGGCCCAGGAGTTCGTGGCCAGCGCCTGACCGGACACCTCAAGAGGGCCCGGGACATGACCGGGGCCCCGAAAGGGCCCGGGATCCAAGGCCCTCAGGGGCCGTCAGGCCCTCAGGCCCGCTTCGCGCGCCGCAGCCAGATCATCCCGGTGACCGGCAGGATCACCGGGATGAACAGGTAGCCCATCCCGAAGTCCGACCAGACCGTGGAGTCGGGGAAGGCGGACGGCTCGGCCAGCGTCCAGGCGCCGACGACCAGGACGCCCAGCAGCTCGGCGGCGCAGCACGCCAGCGCCGCCCGGCGGGCCCTCTCGCCCCCGCGCACCAGCGAGTACGTGATGAACCCGTAGACGACGGCGGCGACGGCCGAGAGCGAGTAGGCGAGCGGCGCCCGGTCGAAGCCCCGGATCACCTCGACGATCGAGCGCGAGGCCGCCGCGACGGTGAACACCCCGTAGAACCAGACCAGTACCCGGCCCGGCCCGGTGCCCAGCTCGAAGGACCCCTTCGAGGAAGAGGAGGGGGCGGCGGGGGTTGTGGTCGCGGCTTCGGGGGAGGGGTCCGGGCGCCGTTCGGTGTCACTCACGTCAGTTACCCCAGATGTCGTAGAGCCGTACTTCGAGGACCGCCAGGACGAGCGCGCCCGCGGCCACCGTCACCGAGCCCCAGCGGGTCCGCTCGGACAACGACAGGACGCCCGCCGCCGGTACGGCCGCGAACGAGCCGATCAGATAGGCGATGAACACCGCCGTCCCCTGCTCCGGCCGCTCCCCGCGCGCCAGCTGCACGATGCCCACCACCAGCTGGGCCAGGGCCAGCACGGTCACCACGGCCATCCCGATGAAGTGCCAGTCCTTCGTCGGCTGGTCCTTGTAGGCGGCGTGTCCGCACCAGGCGGCGAGGGCGAGCGCGGTCACGGCGACCGCGACCGTCAGGGCGTCAAGCATGTAGCGAGGGTATTACGGCCGCGCCACCCGCCCGCGTGCGCCCCCGACCTGCGCCGACGGCCTCCTCCGTATGTCTGGCGTATGTCCCGCGTGTGTCCCGGGAGGAGGCCGCGACCGTGGCCTTTGCCACAACGAACACCCTCGCCACCCCCTCCGACCTCCGCACACGGCTCCGTACGACACCCGCATCCACCCCTATAAGTGCAGGTCAGAGCGTTTTTCTCGTACGTCGGTGAGGCGGCCCGGAGCGCCTCCGCAGGCTGTCCACGGCTGTCCGCTATGCGGACGGACGGGATCGCTCCGCAGTTACGTCTGTTTTACTTGGGCCCATGACCACGACGAGCAGCCGCACCCTTGCGACCGAGGCGATCAGTACGCCCGGTGCTCGTTGTATGTGTCGAATGCGCGCCTTCTGAGGGCCCCAGCCTGAGCCTCGCGCCCCGAAGCGAGACCGAGCCTGTGCCGTTCGCCCCCTGTGGAACGAGCCGCCCGAGCATGCGCTGTCCCCGGCCGACCGCCGTACACAGCCGTGCTGAGACGTAACCGGCCGACCAGCCCGCATCAGTCTCTTCAGACGTTTGCCCCGTGCCCGGCGGACACCCGCGCCGCGCACTCGACAGTGACGGAAACCCCCTGTGATCACCACGACGGGCCTCACGAAGGTCTACCAGTCGCGCGACCGCGAGGTCACCGCACTCGACGGAGTCGACCTCCACGTCCGCGAGGGCGAGATATACGGCGTCATCGGACAGAGCGGCGCCGGGAAGTCCTCCCTCATCCGCTGCGTCAACCTGCTGGAGCGCCCCACCTCCGGCACGGTCACCGTGGCCGGCCAGGACCTCACCGCCCTCGCCGGACGCGGCCGGCGGGCGAGCAAGGAACTGCGCGCGGCCCGCACCCGGATCGGCATGGTCTTCCAGCACTTCAACCTGCTGAGCTCGCGCACCGTCTTGGACAACGTCGAACTCCCCCTGGAGATCCTCGGCGTCTCCGGCCAGGAGCGCACCCGCAAGGCGAAGGAACTCCTCGACCTGGTCGGCCTCGCCGAGAAGGCGAAGTCCTACCCCGGTCAGCTCTCCGGCGGCCAGAAGCAGCGCGTGGGCATCGCCCGCGCCCTGGCGGGCGACCCCAAGGTGCTGCTCTCGGACGAGGCGACCTCCGCCCTCGACCCCGAGACCACCCGCTCCATCCTCCAGCTGCTGCGTGACCTCAACCAGCAGCTCGGTCTGACCATCCTGCTGATCACCCACGAGATGGACGTCGTCAAGACGATCTGCGACTCCGCCGCCCTCATGCAGCGCGGCCGGATCGTGGAGTCCGGCACGGTCGGCGGACTGCTCGCCACCCCCGGCTCCGAGCTGGCGAGCGAGCTGTTCCCGGTCGGCGGGACCGCCTCCGGACCGGACCGTACGGTCGTGGACGTCACCTTCCACGGGGAAGCCGCCTCCCAGCCGGTGATCTCGCAGCTCTCCCGTACGTACAACATCGACATATCGATCCTCGGCGCCGCGATGGACACCGTCGGCGGCAAGCAGATCGGCCGGATGCGCATCGAGCTGCCCGGCCGGTTCGAGGAGAACGTCGTCCCCATCGGCTTCCTGCGTGAACAGGGCCTCCAGGCCGAGGTCGTCGAGGACGAGAAGGGCCCGCGGGACCCGAAGGCCTCCGCCGCGACCGCGCAATCCGCCGGGACCCCCGCCGCCACGACCGTCCCCGAGCAGACGCCCGCCGCCATCACCAAGGAGGTCGTCAAGTGACCTGGTCCGAAATGCAGCCCCTGCTGACCCAGGGCACCCTCGACACCCTCTACATGGTGCTCTGGTCGACGCTGGTCACCGTCGCCGGCGGACTGCCGCTCGGTGTCCTGCTGGTCCTCACCGACAAGGGCGGACTGCTCCAGAACACCGTGGTGAACAAGGTCACCGGCGTGATCGTGAACATCGGCCGCTCGCTGCCCTTCATCATCCTGCTGATCGCCCTGATCCCCTTCACCACCTGGGTCGTCGGCACCTTCATCGGCCCCACCGCGATGATCGTGCCGCTCGCCGTCGGCGCCATCCCGTTCTTCGCCCGGCTCGTCGAGACGGCGATCCGGGAGGTCGACCACGGGCTCGTCGAAGCGGTGCAGTCGATGGGCGGCTCGATCCCCACCATCGTCCGCAAGGTGCTCCTGCCGCAGGCCCTGCCCTCGATCGTCTCCGGCGTCACCACCACCCTCATCGTGCTCATCGGCTACTCCGCGATGGCCGGTGCGGTCGGCGGCGAAGGGCTCGGCTCCAAGGCCGTCACCTACGGATTCCAGCGCTTCGACAACCAGTTCATGCTGATCACGGTCGCCCTCCTGATCGTCATCGTCAGCGTGATCCAGCTGATCGGCGACCTCGCCGTACGGCTGCTGGCCCGCCGCGGCCGCACCGCCTCCTGAGGATCCCGGCTCCCCGAGGTCCCGAGGCCCCCTGAACTTCCCGTCCCCACCAAGCCCGAACTCCTTGTCCGGGCGCACCACCACCATGAAGAAAGAGGCACTTTTCGTGCGCAAGAACATCAAGATCACCGCAGCCGCCGCTTCCGTCGCTGCCCTTGCCCTGGGGCTCAGCGCCTGCGGTACGGACTCCGACCCGGCCTCCAAGAGCGAGAGCGGCGCCAAGGCCGACACCTCCAAGGCGCTCGTCGTCGCCGCGTCCCCGACGCCGCACGCCGACATCCTGAACTTCGTCAAGAAGAACCTGGCGGAGAAGGAGGGCCTCAAGCTGGAGGTCAAGGAGTTCACGGACTACGTCCTGCCGAACACCGCCACCCAGTCCGGCCAGGTCGACGCCAACTTCTTCCAGCACAAGCCGTACCTGGACGACTTCAACGCGAAGAACAAGACCACCATCGTCCCGGTCGTCAACGTCCACCTGGAGCCGCTGGGCCTTTACTCCAAGAAGCTCAAGGACATCAAGGACATCAAGGCCGGCCAGACCGTCGCCGTCCCCAACGACACCACCAACGGCGGCCGCGCCCTCCAGCTGCTCGCCGAGAACGGCCTGATCACCCTCAAGGACGGCGTCGGCACCAGCGCCAAGCTGAGCGACATCACCGACAAGAAGGGCCTGGAGTTCAAGGAGCTGGAGGCCGCCACCGTGCCCCGCGCCCTGAACGACGTGGACGCCGCCGTCATCAACGGCAACTACGCCCTGGAGGCCAAGCTCTCCCCGGCCAAGGACTCCCTGGCCCTGGAGAAGGCCGAGGGCAACCCGTACGCCAACTTCCTGGCGGTCAAGGAAGGCAACGAGAAGGACCCGCGCGTCGAGAAGCTCGCCAAGCTCCTCAACTCCGACGAGGTCAAGAAGTTCATCGACGACACCTACCAGGGCTCGATCGTCGCCTCCTTCGGCGCCCCGGCCAAGTCCTGACCCACGACCGGCACTTGACCGACGGAGCCCCGCCCCTTCCCCGGAAGGCGCGGGGCTCCGCCGTGCGGACCCGGCCATGCGCGACGCGCACCCGATGCTGCATGCTGTGCTTTTAACCGGTCTTCTGCATGGAGCTGCGCATGACTACCACCTTTCCGTCCATCTCCATCAGCACGGACAGGTTGGTGATGCGCCCCTTCGAGATGGCCGACATCCCCGCGTACATCGAGATGATGAACGACGAGACGGTCGTCGCCTGGACCGACGGACCACACCCTTACACCCAGGTCGACGCCGAACGCTGGGTCCGCAGAATCGCCCCCGGGGAACGCACCTCGGGCCATGGCATCGCCCTCGCCGTCACCGAGTTCCTCACCCAGCGGCTCGTCGGCAGCGTCCAGCTCCTCAACACCGACTGGCGCACCCTGGCCACCGAGGTCCGCTACATCACCGCCCCCTGGGCGCGCGGCGAGGGGTACGCCACCGAATCGGTGCTGGCCGTCGCGGAGTGGCTCTTCCGCGACCAGGGCTTCGAACGCCTCGAACTGCGCACCCCCGCCGACAACACCGCCGCCCAGCAGGTCGCGCAGAAGCTCGGCTGCATCAGCGAGGGCGTCCTGCGCAACGCCCGGATCGCCCGGACCCGCACCGAGAACGGCACCGACGGCGGCTGGACCGACATCCGTACCGACCTGATCGTCTGGGGGCTCCTCCCCGAGGACCTCGAAGGCGTCGCCGAGCAGCTGGCCGACGCCGGGGGCTACGGCACGTACAACGACTGGAAGTGAGCACGACGGGCCTCCGGTACGGGCTCCCCGAGGCCACCGGCCGGGCTCCGGTCCGGACCGGGTACTGTCACCCCTGCCCACCCTGCACCCCGCACGCGCACGGGCACCCCCTCGCTCCCTCCGACACCCCAGGAGACAGACGACGATGGCCGACCGGGTCACGGTGATCGGCTGGGACGGCTCGCCACTGACCAGGGCGGCCACGGCCGCGCTCTCGGCCGCCACGCTCGTCGCGGGCGCCGCCCACCACCTCGCCCTGCCCGAAGTGCCCGAGGCCGCCGAGCGCATCCGCCTCGGCAGCGTCGACCTGGCCGCCCGCCGCATCGCCGGCCACCGCGGCAGCGCCGTCGTCCTCGCCGACGGCGACCCCGGCTTCTTCGGTGTCGTCCGCACCCTGCGCGCCCCCGAACACGGCCTGGAGGTCGAGGTCGTCCCGGCCGTCTCCGCCGTCGCCACCGCCTTCGCCCGCGCCGGAATGCCCTGGGACGACGCCCAGATCGTCGTCGCCCACCCGCGCACCCTGCGCCGCGCCGTCAACGTCTGCCGGGCCCACCACAAGGTCGCCGTCCTCACCTCACCGGGCGCGGGCCCCGCCGAACTGGCGCTGCTCCTCGAAGGCGTCCACCGCACCTTCGTGATCTGCGAGGAGCTGGGCACCGACCGCGAACGCGTCACCGTCCTCACCTCCGACAAGGCCGCCGACCACGCCTGGCGCGACCCCAACGTCGTCATCGTCGTCGGCGGCGCAGGCCCCGAGACCGCCACCACCGCCCCCGCGGCCTGGATCGCAGGCCGCCGCCCCGCCCAGCCCCCCGGCATCCGGGGTTGGGCCCTGCCCCCCGAGGCCTACCGGGAGGCGGGGGCCGAAGGCGTACGGGAGTCCGGCGAGGGGGAGTTCCCGCAGCTGCGCGCCGCCCAGCTGGCCGTCCTCGGCCCCCGCACCGGCGACCTGGTCTGGGACATCGGCTCCGGCAGCGGCGCCCTCGCCGTCGAAGCGGCCCGCTTCGGGGCGGCCGTGCTGGCGGTGGACGCCGACCCGGGAGCCTGCTCCCGTACGGACGCCGCCGCCCGCGCCTTCGGCGTCCCCCTCCAGATCGTCTGCGGCCGGGCCCCGCAGGTCCTGGAACGGCTGCCCGAACCCGATGTCGTAC is a genomic window containing:
- a CDS encoding GNAT family N-acetyltransferase, with the translated sequence MTTTFPSISISTDRLVMRPFEMADIPAYIEMMNDETVVAWTDGPHPYTQVDAERWVRRIAPGERTSGHGIALAVTEFLTQRLVGSVQLLNTDWRTLATEVRYITAPWARGEGYATESVLAVAEWLFRDQGFERLELRTPADNTAAQQVAQKLGCISEGVLRNARIARTRTENGTDGGWTDIRTDLIVWGLLPEDLEGVAEQLADAGGYGTYNDWK
- a CDS encoding GNAT family N-acetyltransferase yields the protein MGMSVIISAATAEDVEQIFRLQYLCFQREAELYDNYRIDPLVQSLDAVRGEVADDLVFVARLGDEVVGSVRGFTDPDGTGQIGKLCVHPRLQGHGLGTRLLNAAESALAAQRAATRFRLHTGHRSESNLRLYRRAGYAQVGNATGTDGVQLILLEKEVAAQEFVASA
- a CDS encoding MetQ/NlpA family ABC transporter substrate-binding protein; this encodes MRKNIKITAAAASVAALALGLSACGTDSDPASKSESGAKADTSKALVVAASPTPHADILNFVKKNLAEKEGLKLEVKEFTDYVLPNTATQSGQVDANFFQHKPYLDDFNAKNKTTIVPVVNVHLEPLGLYSKKLKDIKDIKAGQTVAVPNDTTNGGRALQLLAENGLITLKDGVGTSAKLSDITDKKGLEFKELEAATVPRALNDVDAAVINGNYALEAKLSPAKDSLALEKAEGNPYANFLAVKEGNEKDPRVEKLAKLLNSDEVKKFIDDTYQGSIVASFGAPAKS
- a CDS encoding RNA polymerase sigma factor, yielding MTLLDHEPDRSAVTARTVRALQPLVRAEARAEAPAAGLDPADLEQTVWLRLLERPTGAVPPGDPARWVRDTVRAEARRGRRTVRRERPYAGTEPAAPLVTGPERAALGAAEGRALRAAMARLPGRCARLLEAMLSPADPTYREIAGELGISQGSLGPIRSRCLGCLRRMLAAEVAVPELRGRGR
- a CDS encoding methionine ABC transporter ATP-binding protein; the protein is MITTTGLTKVYQSRDREVTALDGVDLHVREGEIYGVIGQSGAGKSSLIRCVNLLERPTSGTVTVAGQDLTALAGRGRRASKELRAARTRIGMVFQHFNLLSSRTVLDNVELPLEILGVSGQERTRKAKELLDLVGLAEKAKSYPGQLSGGQKQRVGIARALAGDPKVLLSDEATSALDPETTRSILQLLRDLNQQLGLTILLITHEMDVVKTICDSAALMQRGRIVESGTVGGLLATPGSELASELFPVGGTASGPDRTVVDVTFHGEAASQPVISQLSRTYNIDISILGAAMDTVGGKQIGRMRIELPGRFEENVVPIGFLREQGLQAEVVEDEKGPRDPKASAATAQSAGTPAATTVPEQTPAAITKEVVK
- a CDS encoding methionine ABC transporter permease, whose translation is MTWSEMQPLLTQGTLDTLYMVLWSTLVTVAGGLPLGVLLVLTDKGGLLQNTVVNKVTGVIVNIGRSLPFIILLIALIPFTTWVVGTFIGPTAMIVPLAVGAIPFFARLVETAIREVDHGLVEAVQSMGGSIPTIVRKVLLPQALPSIVSGVTTTLIVLIGYSAMAGAVGGEGLGSKAVTYGFQRFDNQFMLITVALLIVIVSVIQLIGDLAVRLLARRGRTAS
- the cbiE gene encoding precorrin-6y C5,15-methyltransferase (decarboxylating) subunit CbiE, whose product is MADRVTVIGWDGSPLTRAATAALSAATLVAGAAHHLALPEVPEAAERIRLGSVDLAARRIAGHRGSAVVLADGDPGFFGVVRTLRAPEHGLEVEVVPAVSAVATAFARAGMPWDDAQIVVAHPRTLRRAVNVCRAHHKVAVLTSPGAGPAELALLLEGVHRTFVICEELGTDRERVTVLTSDKAADHAWRDPNVVIVVGGAGPETATTAPAAWIAGRRPAQPPGIRGWALPPEAYREAGAEGVRESGEGEFPQLRAAQLAVLGPRTGDLVWDIGSGSGALAVEAARFGAAVLAVDADPGACSRTDAAARAFGVPLQIVCGRAPQVLERLPEPDVVRVGGGGVQVVRAVVDRRPERIVTHASTRDEAEALGAALTGNGYTTECSLLQSVDLDTEVWTERERSVVFLLSARRSDLAP